The Salvelinus sp. IW2-2015 linkage group LG32, ASM291031v2, whole genome shotgun sequence genome includes the window AAAAAAGACGTCAAGAAGAAGAGGTGGGTTTGGTACACAGTTGCTGGCTTTACACTTGGGAACATTTGCATATTGTGCGTTGGGGTAGTGCTTCTTTATGATGATACAAAGTATGCTGAGCAAAATGTAGTTGGTCCTTCATTTGCAACAGCTGATGTCCATTGTCCTTTCAAGACGGGGCTGAGAGAAGCGACTGTATATTGTAGATCCACTGGTAGCGTCAACTTTGAGCTATCGGTCTATAATCTCATTCGCTGTGCTGATGGTTAATGGGGGTATTGTTTTCTGTCGCAGGTGGAACCGCGCCAAACTCTCGTTGGCACAGAGAAAGGACCGCGTCGCCCAGAAAAAGGCCAGCTTTCTACGAGCACAGGAAGCAGAGGCGGCGGACGGTTAGACGGACCACTGGCTTAATAAATGTATTGCAAATGACTTTGTTTCACCGTCACTTTGCTCCCTGCGGAAGCACTGTCCTGGCAGTTTGCGAGAATGGCTTCCTGTATACTGCAGTTTCTATATTTGAGGGAAATTCTCGTGTGATTGAATGAGTTGATTTAGCAGGTTCTCCCACACATGCCGTTTTTAACATCCTTTACTAAGCTAGGCATATTTTTTTCACACACTGCACAGACAGTCAGGTTAATCTACTTTCAACTCGACTGAGACCACAGGGGTGAGTGGTATGTGGTTTTTATTGTGCAAAATCATGCTGGTTCAAACTTCAAGGTAAACATGGAAACATACATCTACATTGCAATTCATCCCTCAAAACCGAAGGCCACAGCTGCATTTAACTCCTTCAGAATCCACATTAGACTGGGTTTCCTTTTCAAAATATGTACAGTGTGACTAAGTTTGAGCTTGAAAGAATGTAGAAACAGMAAGTCAAATGCAGTTCATGTACACTACCTCCTTAAGTGGTAGATAACAAGTCTGGTGTTTTCAGCATGATCTCTAGCTTGTACAGAATATGGCATGTTTGAGAAATGTACATGGTACACAAACTGGCTCTTGTCAGAGGGCTTTGAGGAGCCTTTAATTATTAGTCCAGTTGATGCCGCACTGCTATATGCCAATACAAATCATCAAGTGAGGAAGGGTGGTGAAATGTCCAGCAAAGTGGATGACTCCATGGGGTGCAGCCCAGTATCTTACCTCCTGAAGTATACACTCATTTCACTACTTCCCATGAATCTAAAAACAATGGATCGGTCAAGGTATGGACTAAATGGTAATACTGGTCATTTCAAATCATGGCAGGAAAGATTATTGGGACAAAGCCATAGACTTCTATACGGTTAGATATATTGGTCACATTGTCTTCAYGTAATGTACAAGTACTTAATACTATCACCTCAAAATGTTCCATAAGCTCCTTCATAAACAGCAAGTATCTACAGTTTCCCAGCATCCTGAATTGTAGTAGTCCATTCTTCCAACGACTCATGCCTAGATTAAATCGGATCAAgcgatagccgacacccgcatagctaATGTTTGGGCGGTGTCTGAggtggagctgtcaaatcggtgagagGCTGCTTTTGATTGTCATGAAGCCACTCGCTTTAGAAGTTCAGAACGGGAAATAATGaagctcaaattgaaaatcattcatcagcctaatcgaggtgtagactACATCTCACATTAGTGTTCGAAGTTGTACAACGTATCTTAAAGGAAAAAATATCTCCAGcaccacaccaacatcaaaatgtgaaaatggcacgtttGTTAAGTAGTTTAAAAAAAGGGGGGAAGATTTCCATTGAcaaccaattagtaggcaatgcctactcataattggttaaaatcacacggTGCACACCGATGATGTCACTGGGAACACTCATCTTCCTCTGTTTACTACAAAACAAAGTAGtgaaaaaatagcttttctgAAGGGAGTTCCAGTAATTTCCTTTCAaataggtataatgccaggagcaacttgtggatttgacagctctaatgcggttacaccgccaaaacaactgcTATGCTGCATGAAACGGGTGGTAGATAAAACAATATAGTAYGTCTTGAATGAACGATCCACCAAAGTGGTTGAGTTTTTAGAAATCATTTCCCCAAAGGCTCCTCTTCCTAAGCCACTGTGTCAGTAGCAGACTTGTCAATTACGTCTCAATTCTTTGAGCATCATGAGTCTTTAGTATGGGAGATCTGTCTCCACAGCAGAGCTTTGAGGTTGTTCAGGATGAGCGAGTGTTCCATGTCCATCTGGCCCGCTGAGCCCCTGAGGGCCATGCAGGCATACAgctgcctctctagctcctccctCAGCGCCGTTGGCGCTCCCCTCAGGAGGTAGTCCCTCAGCGCCCTGCACGCCTTGGCCAGGTTGGGCTGGGTCACCTCCTCTCTGCATCGTTTCTGAGCCACGTCGCATGATGTCCGGCAGTCCGCCCCCAACAAGCAGTCGTCGTCCTTCTCGCAGTGCAGCGCGCGCATGGTTCGCCTGAACGCGTCCTCGGAGACGATGGCCCTCGGGTCGGTGAGGCGGAGGTCGTGGCGGTCCGTGTAGCCGAAGTGGCCGGCGCTCAGGTCGCACATGAGGAAGCTGCCGTAGTTGCCGTGGAAGATGTCCTCCACCAGCTCCAGGAGGCCCATGGAGATCTTGGCTTTGCGGGGCCACGAGGGGGTGAACCACTGGTCCATGCTGCGTCGGGCCCCACTGGGGACCCAGGCCTCCAGGGGCCAGGGGAGGCTGACACCGTAAAGGGGGCCATAGGGTACCCTCTCGGTCACGTACAGGTCTCCACAGAAGCCCATCAGACGAGGGGTGTGGCCCCGTTCCTGGAGGAGCAGGCCCAGCAGCACCTCGTCCAACTGGAGAAGAGCCCAGGCCGAACGGGCCTCTGGGAGCGAGACGTGGCCGTCCTTGTTGCCGTCGGCGACGCTGAGTATTTGGGTCACCAGGCTGGC containing:
- the LOC111956384 gene encoding divergent protein kinase domain 1A-like, which translates into the protein MARGLFPRAWIKKSFFFQARISFVRVKYLFLTWLTVFVGGWVIYVQYSNYTELCRGHECKNAICDKYRRGIIDGSACSSLCDKDTLYLGRCLSTSPNNQVYTGGWGDVDGVIRCQVGEVLHYELGEEPEPRREAAVFDKPTRGTSVEKFREMVFNHLKSKLGEQANLASLVTQILSVADGNKDGHVSLPEARSAWALLQLDEVLLGLLLQERGHTPRLMGFCGDLYVTERVPYGPLYGVSLPWPLEAWVPSGARRSMDQWFTPSWPRKAKISMGLLELVEDIFHGNYGSFLMCDLSAGHFGYTDRHDLRLTDPRAIVSEDAFRRTMRALHCEKDDDCLLGADCRTSCDVAQKRCREEVTQPNLAKACRALRDYLLRGAPTALREELERQLYACMALRGSAGQMDMEHSLILNNLKALLWRQISHTKDS